From the genome of Pseudobdellovibrionaceae bacterium:
GTTCAACGGGATCAAATCGCGCTTTTTCGGCGGATTTTCATTCTTGCGGATCAGGTAAGGCGCTTCGTGACTGGCGTTCGCGTAGCTCAGCACCCGCGTTTTCGGGTCGTAACACGCCAGGAAGAACGTCATCATGATCTTCCCTTTGGAAATATCGTAAATCGAGCGGTTCAGCAGATCCAGCGCCGTCGCGGGGTCCACGCGCAGATTCTCGATGATCGTCGACGCGGACTTCGCGGCACTCGTGATCAGCGCCGCCGGCGCCCCGTGCCCGGTCGCATCGCCGATCCACAAAAAGACTTTTCCGTTCACCCAGTTGTAGTGCCACCAGTCGCCG
Proteins encoded in this window:
- a CDS encoding serine/threonine-protein phosphatase, which encodes GDWWHYNWVNGKVFLWIGDATGHGAPAALITSAAKSASTIIENLRVDPATALDLLNRSIYDISKGKIMMTFFLACYDPKTRVLSYANASHEAPYLIRKNENPPKKRDLIPLNDVNNPRLGQSRETRYQQTQIELGEGDRILFYTDGIPDIQNPKKEAWGEREFIKSILASNKDYAPIDESVARLTKSFTQHRQQAPLIDDITFFMAEVRSPQ